From the genome of Anopheles funestus chromosome 2RL, idAnoFuneDA-416_04, whole genome shotgun sequence:
ACATAGTTAagttttgtagcaaaaaaacactttaaaccTAGCTACACTGTGTGGCGTGTGTACGGGTTATAACACATTCATCTAGAGCTCAGATAGCGTTAGAAACTAACATCACTTTGAAGGCATATATGTCGTAGAACAGCTCATCGCATACCGGCTGCTGCAAACCGGAAAGACACGATTTCGGAACACcgtaaaaaatgcaaatgaaggAATTTAGATAGCAACGAGGAAGACATTTGTTTCTATCTATTCATGATATTCTCCGACTCTAACGGTTACAATACGCAACGGAACCGTTAATCACGATAGGTGCATCTTCCCACACTCTATCTAAATCAGTTCGAAAAGGAACGACCTCCTACCCGGCGTGGATATCTTCACGGAAGGATAAACaaacaaggaaacaaacaTGATCAAGATAACGTGTTTAGCCTTTCGCGATCATTCAAGAAGCCATACGTTGAACTTTTGGGCATCTCATCGGGTCGtatatgttgtgtgtgtttgtggtaagCGATCGTAGGTCAACTCGTGGAACAGCCCTTGCATGTAGACAGGTCGCAAGGTAGGGCAGTTCTGCCGGTTGACCAGGGCCACCATAGCAAGAAGGTGCGTGTGACCGATacggtgaagaaaaatcaatatctCCCCTATTGCCTGAACTCCTTTCCGTACGCCGTAGACACGCAGCTCGAGGACGGCAACGAGTATTTAAATTGACCCTCGTGCGGTTGGCGCTTTAAGCTAGATGAAAATGAATGTgtggaaagaaaggaaaaaaaaccctcaccgAGTGATCAAATATTCATGCTGCGTACGGACGGGGCCGGGAGATGCTTCGATGGTGGCGttcaatcatttaaaattaagtGTCATTACTGTACTGCCTCGTGTGAATGAAGAATTTGGCCAGTTTCGCTTGCTGCAGCCACCATTGGAACAATTGCATGCATGTTTCGAGAACACACCTCACAACGCAGTTTTCCAGCGtgttggtctttttttaaaaacggtGCGGCAATTTGGCATGCTTCAATTATTTTCCAACCTTTCTTGCCTTTGACGTGTTCAAAGAGGTCGTTGCTAAAGTTGCTAAAGCTTCGGTACATTCTTGATGGCTTTTGCTTgagtaaagaagaaaaaaaaccaaaccaaacaacaaaaccattgCATCGAAAAGGTAAACCACCTGTTGATCATTGAAAGCTTCACACGCGAGACAGAAAGGGTAAGCTTCATCTTAattcgttttctgttttgcgtCTCGCACGCTGGTTCGAAGCTTCCGCAAGAACGTGATTTGCGCCGGAGAGGTGAGCAAAATAACGTATCTCGGGCCAAGGCCGCCGGACGGATCACCGCGATTCTCAGTTCGCGCACTTccctttgttttgtgtgcttccACCATTCGTCATCGTAAACATCGATCGAGCTCTCGtgattaccatttttttgctgtcgttTTATCACGTACACTTACACACACTCTTAGTATctcgctttgttttgttttctctctgttACTATGAATATTTGCGATAAAAACTGCGATCCCGTTTCATCGCTCTCGCCCTTATGCTGCAATCGCCGCGATACGCAATACGGACATTCTGATATCGGAGACTCGTCCCGTAAACAACGCACACCGACCGATGCCTTCCGATCCGATACATGCGTGATACAGAAAGAAAAGGAGTAACCGACCACCGTATCAAACACCAAGAAGGAACACGTACGCATACGGACGAACAAGAACGGGACGGTGCGCGAgtaagcgcgcgcgcgcgagcGCGGAAGTTTTGCGAAGCGAAAGTCCATGCGGTGGACGCACCACGCGGTAAGTACGCCGTTTGCGCGGTCAGGGCAAGTCAGTTTTGCTTCGTAGGTCGGTTGAAGAGAACGTGGTTCTGAGAGCGAGCGATCGTTTTGCGCGATCTTGATgctgagcagcagcagcagcagcagcagcgaaaagaaaacaataacaagCGCGATTAGCCGTGCATGCGTGCACTATTTGTTTTAGCGCAAGTCGCGGTGTTTGTTGTCGTTTAACGAGTGGGGTAAATCTGTTTACACCTTGTGTGTCACCCCCTTCAGCTGGAGTACGCACTTGTTAAAGGTTACAAGCAGGGTGCAATTTTGCTCTTCTTTTGAAAGTTTATTCCTCGCGGAAATCCTCTCCATACTTTGAGAACAACTTTTTACGGTGTACATCCGACGGTGAATCATACGGTGTAAAAAAGTGTATCAAGTAAATAGAAAACcgttatttgtttgtgtgtgtgtgtgtgtgtgtgtcactgATGCCAAGGAAAGCCAGCCAAGAAGGTCCCAGGAGAAGCCACACCGTGCGTCGTCTTTCTTCAGTGGCAGAGCAACAGCAAACGGAACGGTACGGAATGAACAACTTCGCGATCATAGCAACCTTCTCTTTGTACGTGTAAATAAACGGCAGTGCGCTCGGTAGTATGTGTCCGCGGTGTGAGTGGTGCAATAAACTAAATTGACAAGTGCAGCAAGTCTGGTCTGGCATTTATCGCGTACCATGCGAAATCTCGCGATCGAACCGTGAAGGGTGGATTAATGAAATTTTAGAGTGTGCGTACTTCAAAATTATCAGTTGACCTTCCCATCATCCTTCCCGCCCGTTGAGTTGAGtgtacaaaaataattaaacgcccaaaacaaaaaacaacaaaaaacatcgaaTTGAATTGATATCGAATCGAAACAAAGCACGCATGACCCTCTCGGGCTCAACCGGAAATTCGTTTCAATTGTGCAGTTTTGGTAAAGCATTGCACACCCTGATCTGCGATTAACCTAATTTCTGCTCAATCATTCAGTAACGGGCAGACTTTTGATAAGCGTCCTGGCTGGGCTTTGAAAACGGTAACATCGAATCTTTGGTATCTAATCTAATCATTCCGAACTCTGTTTTTCTGCGGGGTCGTTTTTATACGGTTTCTCCCTTTCTTGATTTGCTATTCTCCAGTTCCTACTACACTTTGCAGTGAGGGGTTGAAGCAACGTGGAACGGCGGTAACGGATGTGATACCGAACCCTTCAGACATCAAAATCGATTTGGTCCGGTAAGGTAGGGCAAGCACATATCGAACGACTTATCGCTTCACTcggtgttaaaaaaaaaaccacgggTTGCTGTGTTTAGCCGCGAGCAGCATCGCGCTTATGCTGGGCACGTACCGCGTGTCAGTCGTGATCGGTCTGCGGTAAAAAAAGGCGAGACATCTTCCGCATCAGTGAGCCGGACACTAGCGCGCACTGAAGGCGATCGTTCCCGCACGGCGACGgttcgacgacgacgacgacgaagatGCGATCGTTCAGTTCTTTGTTCTACGCCCTAACGGTAGTTGTGGTGCTTTTGCTCCATGTCGCCACCTCCTACCGGTTGGGCGTCGGACGAGCGGATTGTACTGGGCCACCGGTTGAGATCGGATTTGTAAGTGTAGCTAGCGCTGGCTGAAAACGGCGTTTGTGCGTGAGCGCACGCCTCTTGAATGCGTGATTCATTTCCGTACGCTTCTTTCCTGCCTTACAGATGGGTTACGGTGAGTTCTCCCAGCGCGGTCAAGGTATTCATCTGCGCCAGTACGCACGTGCGTTCATCTTCGAGGATGATAACCGGGCACGGGTAGTGTTCGTCAGTGCGGATGCCGGTATGATGGGACACGCGGTCAAGCGTGACGTGCTGAACTTACTAAAGGCCCGGTACGGTGAAATGTACCGATTCGAAAACGTCGTGTTGAGCGGTTCGCATAGCCACAGCGTACCTTCGGGCTTCCTGATGTCCTACCTGTACGATATCGCATCGTTGGGTTTTGTGCCGCAAAACTTCGACGCACTGGTGGAAGGCATTACGCTTGCGATTGTACGTGCGCATGAGAGTATGCGTGAAGGTCGCGTCTTTCTGTCGGAGACGACCATTAGCGAGGCGAACATTAATCGCAGCCCGAGCGCTTACGAGAACAATCCGCAATGGGAGCGAGAACAGTATCGGGATTACACCGACAAAAAGCTGGTCCAGCTGCGGTTGGTAGATGATGCGGGTCGTCTATTCGGAGCCATCAACTGGTTCGCCGTCCATCCAACGTCGATGAACAAAACGAACCGGTACGTTTCGAGCGATAACGTTGGGTACGCTTCGGTACTGCTGGAGTTGGACCGGAATGAAGTGCGTGTTCCGGGCCGGGGGGAGTTCGTGGGATCGTTTGCGTCCACTAATCTGGGAGATGCGTCACCAAACACTATGGGACCAAAGTGTGAAAAGACGGGACTGCCGTGCGATATGTTAACATCCTCCTGTCCGGCTGGGGCAGGTGCTTGTATTGCGTCCGGTCCTGGGAAGGATATGTTCGAGAGTACCAAGATTATCGGCACGCGACTTTACGATGCAGCGATAGTaagtaaagcattattagtcCAAACCGGAACTTTCTTTCAAATCTTCTTGATGTTTCTATCTTTCACAGAAACTGCTGAAAGCCAATGGTGGTCGGGAAGTGAAGGGACCGATCAAATTTGCCCATCAGTTTATCGACATGACTGAGATGAAGGTCCCGTACGTAAATCCTAGTACGGGTAAATCAGAAACGGTTTACGGTTGCTATCCGGCGATGGGATACAGCTTCGGCGCTGGTACAACAGATGGTCCGGGAGCGTTCGATTTCCGACAGGCCACACTGACCGATTCGACATTCTGGAATACGGCCCGTGATATCCTGGCGGAACCAACGCTAGAAGACAAGAAATGTCAAGCCCCGAAACCCATCTTAATAGCGAGCGGACGGGCAAAGTTTTCCTACGAAGTGCAACCAAAAATCGTCCCAACACAGCTACTGTTGGTTGGAGATTTTGCCATCGCAGCTGTTCCGGCGGAATTTACGACCATGTCTGGCAGGAGGCTACGAGCGGCTGTTCAACAAACATCGCTAGAAATGGCCAACCAAAAGATCACAGTTGTTGTCGCCGGCCTTTCCAACATGTACACAAGCTATGTGGCGACACCGGAAGAGTATGCGATCCAGCGTTACGAAGGCGCTTCTACACTGTATGGACCGCACACACTCACTATCTATCTGGAGCAGTTCCGTAAGCTAATGCGTTCGCTTATAACCGGTGATTCGCTCCCTCCCGGTCCAATGCCACCGTTTGAGGACGACAAACAGCTCACCCTGTCGACGGGTGTTGTATTCGATGGTCATCCGTTCGGATGGTACTTTGGCGATTGTAAGCTACAGCCCAAAGAAGCCCCGTATCACCGGGGTGACATTGTGCGGGTCATGTTTATAGCGGGCAATCCACGAAACAATCTAATGCATGAACGAACCTACTTTACCGTGGAGCGGCTCAAGCACGAATACGAGGAAACAAACAGTGTCGGAGAACACCCCCAAAATCGGGACGAGTGGGAAGTGATTGCGACCGATGCGAACTGGGAAACGAAATTCAAGTGGCACCGACGGTCCACACTGTTTGCGTACAGTGACATCGAACTGGAGTGGGAAATTACGGATCAGATCGATCCGGGAACGTACCGGATACAGCATTTCGGTTACTGGCGATACATCCTGGGAGGCATTTACCCGTACAATGGCACCACAAGGAATTTTATCgtggaatgatgaaaaaggCAGGTTCGTTTTAAGAAGATTTCTAATGTGCCAAATCTAAACATtagcaagttttttttctggaactGATTGTACCAATAGGCGGCACAGTAAGCTCAGCAAAAGTAGTATTAATGGAAAGTATACGGAACATTCCGAGGGTTTGGGGCGTGCGATATTAATCGCTATTATAGACGTTATGGTTTAATCGTACTATGATATTCATACCAAAAAGAGCATGATTTCGTATAACGCCATtctttgaaaaagaaaacaaaacaataacttGCTTATTTGCATATTCAACACTTTGATAATGTGATCATCAACTGATAAGAGTGAGCGTTACTATAtgtatatacatacatattgcTTAACATAATATTGTCATAAAACGTGCTGtgtattataataaataaagtttCAATAGATTGTACAGAACATAATTTATGTTGTCGATAATGTCCGTTTGATAAAATGCATATAACGGAGAGATGCAAACACGTGGAGAGCATTTGActtggttggtttggttttgcgcTACAACTGCTCGGCGTTTGCATGCAGCTGCTCGAAATGCAGTGCTCGAGACCCTTTGCTCGAAACATTATGAAGGGTTCGGAAATTGTTCACAAACGTCAGTTGCGATGGCCTAGAGACAATCGTTGGTGTGCAGCTTCTTGTCATCGTTAACTCAAAACAAaagtgcaaaaggaaaaacaaagtaCATTCACGGTCAAAGTCTgttcatttttgctttcttttcgcGTCACATCCTTTTGCATCGGATTTGTGGCTGGTGTGTTCGACTAGCgtcattgttttgttgtgctagGACAAAATGTACCAGCCGTATCTACAGCAAGCCGTCCAATCCCTGCAGGGGCTTAGCTCGGATGAGCTAAGAGATCTGCTGGGCGACGACGAGAAGCTGGACGAACGGGTTAACGAAGCGGTAGGAGGACGTGGGTGTGACTCATCCTCGCCAATTGATAACTATCTCATCCTTTCGCACCGCAGTTGGAACCACTAGAATCATCAAAGGATTTGATTATCGCTGAAAACCGAAGCCTCGCAGAGAAGAACTTGAATTTTGAACCAAAGATGGTCGAACTACGATCGCGGGTGCAGGAACTGGCCGATGAATGCCGTACGCTAGGTGAATCGGTGAAGGAAAAGTCGACACAACTGTGTAAGTGGAAGATTTCTCATGCTTGACGCAATGAGCCAGCTGCTAAATTTATGTTCATCTTTCAGCTTCGAAATCCGAGACGAACAATGCGGAGACAGTGCTGGCACTGTTGCAGACGGCCGCAGCAGAAAGCGAAGAGGAGTCAGAAAGTATTGTGAAGCAGTTGCTCGACAGCGAACTACCAGTGGATGCTTATTTAGAGCAATTTATGAACAGCCGCAAATTGATGCACAGTCGGAAGCTGAAGGCAGAGAAGATGACCGAACTGCTTCGTAGCAACAGACACACCACTCAAAGATTTAATGCGGGATATGGTCCAGCCTCGATGCCCTACCCACCTTCAGACACATCCGTTACTGGTGGTTTCTATGTTCCACCGGGGATGACAACGTCAAGCACTTCTGCTGTGCCCTACCCAGTGGGACCTACATCGATGCCGATGCCGATGGTCATGTTCCGACCTCCacaattttagaaaaaaaagctttcgtaTGCCTTTACCAATACTGTGCTGTTGGGTGCCGTTGAATCCCTTGGCTCGACCAGATGCGGACGTTTGTGACAGAGAAGAGGGTGAGCCATTGAACAAACGCTTTATTGATTGTTCTAAACGCTCAACGAAGATTAGGGCCATATAAGCATCTACGGATAGGTTGCCACTATGACACTATAAATGAAGAGTTTAATTTGTTAAGTTAAAATGATAATGGTGCAAATGTGATCGATTTGCGACAAAAGTTTGCGCCTGATAAAAACAGGCTGAAGCGTGAGCAGAAATTAAATATATCAGCGAAACGTTACAACAAAGAGTGTATGCTTTGAAACATTAAGTTATTTGCATATTTCTGTGAATGTAATAACCTTTTCTTCCAtatgttttatgtaaaaattaaaaaagtaaagtgaaataaattaaaatccgCTGTatttatagctaaaacttttTCGGCACACCCTTGCTCTAAGCTACAACTTGGCAAACTGTCAAAAGAAAACGTCAAACGCAACTCgtacaaaaaagtaaacaaacacacgttGCCGCTTCTTAACGAGTGATAGAAACCgtattttgttacaaaaatcTGTAAAGATGAGTTCGAAAAGAGGTGATACGCATCGAACACGAGcccaaaagcacaaaaacacGTACGCGTTTAAGAACAATCTGCACGATAAACACACACCGTTGATAAAGCTCATCACAAACCTGAACGTGTGTGAAGTTTGTGAACACTGCAAGGGTGTCATCGACTGGAAGATCAAATACCGCAAATACAAACCGCTAACCCAGCCTAAATCGTGCAGTAAGTGTGGCGAGCGAAAAGTGAAGCGTGCCTACCATGTAATCTGTCGCGAATGTGCCCTTGCCAGTCGGTGTTGCGCCAAATGTCTAAAGTCAGCGGACGAAGCTAGCATCATTCCGCCGGAACCGACGGAACAGGAACAGGTCAAGCTGAAAGCAGAGATGGATCAGCTAATAAAGTCGCTGTCCGAGAGAAAACGGCGAACATTCCTACGGTACATGAATCGTGgccaaaagaaaaagcaaaaaggcgATGAGTACGATTCGGATGAGGATGAAAGCGAGagacagaagaaaaagttaaCTGCCGAGATGCCCCGTACCAGGGAAGAACTGCtacaaaaaatcgaacagcTAAAGCTGTCTTCTGGAAAGAATGGTGACAACGAAGACGGCGAAGATGAGGATGATTCGGAGGATTTCAGCAGCGATGATGAGGATTACGAAGGCTTCAGCGATGAGGATTTATCAAAAAGTTCGAACACTAAATAAATTCGCCTTATGTGTGAAAtgtaatgtttgatttttataagAAAAGTATGCTTTATTTATCACGTTAAACAAGATAAAGCGGTAATGAAAGGTGTATAGTAAAAGTCCTTAAAATTACAGTATATAAAAGCACACCAATTGGTTTGTGGAACAACCTTATCCCCGGTTTGTTGGTAGTTTGGCTTTAATCAGCTCTGGAATGCTGATCCTTTGCACCGAATATTTGCTATCACATCGAAGTACAACATTAAGCATAAGCTTTGCAAGTACGGCCAGCCGATACACGGTCGTGTATTAGTCTATCGACAGAGATTTCATCATTCGATCGGTCGATTCATCGATAACGGTTGCATCCGGATTACGCTGACGTTCTTCGGCGAGGAAGTAGGGTCTCTGTTTTTCGAACTCCTTCAAGTGGTCCTGATGAAGTTCATCGATCGACTTCAAATCACCACCTAGATCGGACGGTAATCCACTTTTCGGTATCCATTCTTCATAGAACGGTTCCATGTTCTCACTCGATGTGTGCAGATAGAGCTGGATAAGGTAGAAACAGTAAATAATGATGTCAGCTTAATATTTCTTCGCCTCATCCTTACCATGTTTAAGATTTCCGCATGAATAAATGGTTTAATGATGTAGAGAATTTTGTCGAAGAATGAAACCACATTCATCACGTGTATCGCCTTCAATTTGGCCGGCAAACCCTCCTGCAAGTAGTTGAAGAACTTTCGCACCGAGCTAATGTTGATGCGGGTAAGATGCATCAGGCCAACGTTTTTCATGTCAAACAGGAAAATGATTCCCGGTCGTGGTCCCTGGTTGTACAGGCAGGAGTCGATGGTCATGAAGTACGTTTTGATCGCTTCGTCGAAATGATAATTGGAAGAACGTGAATTTTTCAAACGATGAAACACCACCGAATACCCGCTGGGCGTCGTTGGAAGTGGAAAGTAATCtctaaaagaaagaaaaagacgCAGTTTGATCGAacttggtttgttttcttaaatGCCTGAGCGACAATACGCACTGATTTTGAAGACATTGT
Proteins encoded in this window:
- the LOC125761612 gene encoding uncharacterized protein C9orf85 homolog, which gives rise to MSSKRGDTHRTRAQKHKNTYAFKNNLHDKHTPLIKLITNLNVCEVCEHCKGVIDWKIKYRKYKPLTQPKSCSKCGERKVKRAYHVICRECALASRCCAKCLKSADEASIIPPEPTEQEQVKLKAEMDQLIKSLSERKRRTFLRYMNRGQKKKQKGDEYDSDEDESERQKKKLTAEMPRTREELLQKIEQLKLSSGKNGDNEDGEDEDDSEDFSSDDEDYEGFSDEDLSKSSNTK
- the LOC125761603 gene encoding neutral ceramidase-like, giving the protein MRSFSSLFYALTVVVVLLLHVATSYRLGVGRADCTGPPVEIGFMGYGEFSQRGQGIHLRQYARAFIFEDDNRARVVFVSADAGMMGHAVKRDVLNLLKARYGEMYRFENVVLSGSHSHSVPSGFLMSYLYDIASLGFVPQNFDALVEGITLAIVRAHESMREGRVFLSETTISEANINRSPSAYENNPQWEREQYRDYTDKKLVQLRLVDDAGRLFGAINWFAVHPTSMNKTNRYVSSDNVGYASVLLELDRNEVRVPGRGEFVGSFASTNLGDASPNTMGPKCEKTGLPCDMLTSSCPAGAGACIASGPGKDMFESTKIIGTRLYDAAIKLLKANGGREVKGPIKFAHQFIDMTEMKVPYVNPSTGKSETVYGCYPAMGYSFGAGTTDGPGAFDFRQATLTDSTFWNTARDILAEPTLEDKKCQAPKPILIASGRAKFSYEVQPKIVPTQLLLVGDFAIAAVPAEFTTMSGRRLRAAVQQTSLEMANQKITVVVAGLSNMYTSYVATPEEYAIQRYEGASTLYGPHTLTIYLEQFRKLMRSLITGDSLPPGPMPPFEDDKQLTLSTGVVFDGHPFGWYFGDCKLQPKEAPYHRGDIVRVMFIAGNPRNNLMHERTYFTVERLKHEYEETNSVGEHPQNRDEWEVIATDANWETKFKWHRRSTLFAYSDIELEWEITDQIDPGTYRIQHFGYWRYILGGIYPYNGTTRNFIVE
- the LOC125761609 gene encoding alpha-tocopherol transfer protein-like, which codes for MEHDLGFDLTEALEREGLSRDDLKALRHPPIEGVPATITDKQLACFLDACDKNIDETRKVLKIYYEARRNGPELFNNRDPQSAAIQQCLQNQDYFPLPTTPSGYSVVFHRLKNSRSSNYHFDEAIKTYFMTIDSCLYNQGPRPGIIFLFDMKNVGLMHLTRINISSVRKFFNYLQEGLPAKLKAIHVMNVVSFFDKILYIIKPFIHAEILNMLYLHTSSENMEPFYEEWIPKSGLPSDLGGDLKSIDELHQDHLKEFEKQRPYFLAEERQRNPDATVIDESTDRMMKSLSID
- the LOC125761614 gene encoding vacuolar protein sorting-associated protein 37B, with the translated sequence MYQPYLQQAVQSLQGLSSDELRDLLGDDEKLDERVNEALEPLESSKDLIIAENRSLAEKNLNFEPKMVELRSRVQELADECRTLGESVKEKSTQLSSKSETNNAETVLALLQTAAAESEEESESIVKQLLDSELPVDAYLEQFMNSRKLMHSRKLKAEKMTELLRSNRHTTQRFNAGYGPASMPYPPSDTSVTGGFYVPPGMTTSSTSAVPYPVGPTSMPMPMVMFRPPQF